The genomic DNA CGCGGTCGGGAGCGGGGCGTCGCCTCCGGCGCGCGGGTCCGGATCGAGCATCGGGGGCCTCCATGGGCGATGAGCGCGCGCGGCGGCCGCGCGCGTGGTCGGGCACCGCGTCCGCGGCCTCCGCGGGCCGGGCCGCGGAGGCGGCTTCGCCGGGTCCGGCCGCGGATGCGGCTTCATCGGACTCGGCCGCGGGGGGCATGAGGCGCAGGTGTCAGTCGCGCGGGCGGGCGAGGGCGTTCGCGTCGCCGAACAGCGCGGCGCGCGGGTCGGGCGCGCGGGCCGCCTCGACGAGCCGGGCGACGAAGGCGCGGAGGTCGTCGCCGAGTGCGTGGAAGGTCGCTTCGTGCAGCGGCAGGGCGGCCGCGTACGTCCCGCGCAGGGCGAGGCACGCATCGCCGAGGCGCAGCGGCGCGGCCGCCGCGCGTCCCGCCTCGCCGCCTCCGTAGACGTCCTGCGCGATGCGCTCGCGCGCGGCGACCTCGAGCGCGCGCCGGCGCGTCGCGACGAGGTCCGCGGGCGCGTCGGGCGGCAGCGCGGCGTAGAGCGCGCCGACCTCGTCGCGGAGCGCGAGCAGCGCGCGCGCGAGCGCGCGTCGCTCGCGCGTGCGCTCGGCGCGCCGGGCCGCGAGCTCGGCGGGCGGGCGCGCGTCGCCCGCGAGCCCGCGGCGCGCGAGGTAGGCGATCGCGCCCTCCTGTCCGACGAACGTCGCCGCGCTCTCGGAGAGGTCGGCGTCGCCCGCCACGTACACGGTCGCGTGCACGAGCTCGTGCAGCACGACCTCGACGAGCTCCGCGTCGTCGGCGCGCAGCATCGGCCCGGTCAGCGGATCGGAGAGCCAGCCGAGCGTCGAGTAGGCCGCGACCGGCGAGACGCAGACGTCGAGCCCCTCCGCGCGCAGCCGCTCGGCCTCGCGCTCGGCGCGCGCGCGATCGAACCAGCCCTTGTACGGAACGCGACCGACGATCGGGAACCAGAAGCCGCGCGCCTCGACCTCGCGCGGCCGCGTCGCGACCACGGTCGTGACGATGCGATCGCCCGGCCACGCGACGTAGCTCGTATAGTGCCGGCCGACCGCGAGCCCGAGGTCGGCCGCGAACGCGCGCACGGACGCGACGAGCGCGAGGCGGCGCGCGAGCGCGGGGTCGACGCCGGGGTCGGCGAGCAGGTCGTCGACCGCCTTGCGCTCGAGCCACAGGCGCGCCTGCCCGCGCGCGAGATGTCCGTAGTAGCAGCCGCTCGCGCACACGAGCGCGGCGAGGAGCGCGGCCCGCATGGCCCGAGATCGCGATCGCTTCGTGTCCCTGCGCGTCGAGGCGGGCTCGCCCGAGGCGGCCGAGATCGCGGCGGCCGAGGCGTGGGAGGCCGGCGCGAGCGGCGTCGAGGAGGGCGCGGACGGACTGTCGCTCACGGTCTACGCCCCGCGCGCCGCGGCGCCCGCGATCGCGCGCGCGCTCGCCGCCGTCGCGAGCGAAGCACTGGCGCTGCGCGTCGACGCGCCGGTCGAGATCGAGGACGTCGAGTGGAGCGAAGCGTGGAAGGAAGGGCTCGCGCCGATCGTCGTCTCCGAGCGGCTCGTCGTGCGGCCGTCGTTCCGCAGCGCGCCCCTCGCGCCGGGGCAGGTCGACGTCGCGATCGATCCGGGCCAGGCGTTCGGCACCGGCGCGCACGCCTCGACCTTCCTCGCGCTCGCGTGCATGGACGAGCGCCTGGCGCGCGCGCCCGCGTCGCGCGTGCTCGACGTCGGCACGGGGAGCGGCGTGCTCGCGCTGTGCGCGCTGCGCCTCGGCGCGGCGCGCGCCGTGGGCTTCGACCTCGACCCGCTCGCCGCGCCCGCGGCGCGCGCGGCGGCGCGCGCGAACGGGCTCGACGCGCGGCTCGACGTGTTCACGGGCGGTGTCGACGCGCTCGGCGCGCGCGCGCGCGGCTTCGACCTGGTCGTCGCGAACCTGCTGCGCGGCGAGCTGCTCCCGATCGCGCAGGAGGTCGCGGCGTGCGTCGCGCCCGGCGGCGCGCTCGTGCTCGCCGGGCTGCTCGATCGCGACGCGCCGCCCGTCGCCGCGCGCTTCGCGCGGACGACGCCGCCGCTCGCGATCGCGTCGCGGCGCGAGCGCATCGACGCCGACGGCGAGTGCTGGGTCGGGCTCGTGCTCGAGCGCGCGAGCGGCTGAGCGCGCCGCGCCGCGCGACTCACGCGACTCACGCAGCGCTCGCGGCGACGCGCGCGCGGAAGTCCTCGGTGAGCGCGCGCGCGAGCGCGGCGAGGTCGTGCGCGGGCTCCCAGCCCGTCGCCGCGCGCAGCTTCGCGGCGTCGCCCGTCAGCTGGTCGGTCGGCCGCACGCGCGCGGGGTCGACCTCGATCGCGACGTCGACGTCCGCGGCCGCGACGAGCGCGTCGAGCAGCTCGCGGATCGCGTGCGGGCGGCCGCTCGCGACGTTGTACACGCCGGGCGGTGCGTCCGGGGTGAGCAGCGCGGCGTAGGCATCGACGACGTCGTCGACGTGCAGGAGGTCGCGCACGCTCGCCAGGTTGCCGACGCGCAGCACGGGTGCGCGCCGCCCGGCGGCGACCTGTGCGAGCTGCTCGGCGAAGCTCGCGGCGACGAAGTGCGGCGCCTGTCCGGGCCCCGAGTGGTTGAACGCGCGCACCGCGACGACGTCGGCGCCGCGCGCGATCGCCGCGCGACCGAGCAGCTCGGCGGCGGCTTTCGAGCGCGCATAGGGCGAGGCGGGGCGGAGCGCGTCGGACTCGCGCAGCGGAGGGCTCCCGGGCGCGCGTCCGCCGTACTGGTCGGCGGAGCCGACGAGCAGGACGCGCGGGCGGCGCGGTTGCGCGGCGACGGCGTCGAGCAGGTTCACGGCGCCGAGGTAGTTCACGCGGAACGACGACGCGGGCTCCGCGAACGAGCGGGCGACCGAGCTCTGGGCGGCCAGGTGGACGACGGCGTCCGGCGCGGCCTCGTCGAGCGCGCGGCGGATCGCGTCGCGGTCGGTGACGTCGACCTCGGCCGCGCCGGCGTCGCAGCCGAGGACGTCGAGCCCGAGCGCGCGCAGGCGGCGTTCGAGATGGCGGCCGACGAAGCCGCGCCCGCCGGTCACGTACACGCGCATGCGGCGAACCTCGCAGACCGGCCCGGGTGCTGCAATCGCGCGCGGCGGTCGCCGGCGCCGTTGACCGCGGGCCGCGCGGGCGGTACCGATGCCCCATGCTGATCGGCGTCGCGGGCCGCAATGCGGCGGGGAAGGGCGAGGTGGTGCACTACCTCGCCGAGCGCAGCTTCTACGCACTCTCGCTCTCCGACGTCATCCGCGACGAGCTGCGCAAGCGCGGGCTCGAGGAGTCGCGCGAGCGGATGATCGATCTCGGGCGCGAGCTGCGCGCGGCGGGCGGGCCGAGCGCACTCGCCGACCGGCTCGTCGCCCGGCTGCTGCCCGAGCGCAACTACGTGATCGACTCGATCCGCCACCCGGCGGAGGTCGAAGCGCTGCGCGCGAGCGGTCGGCCGTTCCACCTGCTGTGGATCGAGGCCGACGAGGCGAAGCGCTTCGAGCGCATGCGGGCGCGCGGGCGCGCGGGCGACCCGGCCACGCTCGACGGCCTGCGCGAGCTCGAGGGGCGCGAGCTGGCGAGCGCCGATCCGGCCGCGCAGCAGCTGCTCGCCGTGCGCGAGCTCGCCGACACCACGCTGCACAACGACGGCGACCTCGCGCTGCTCCACGACGCCGTGCAGCGCGTGCTCGAACGCGTGCAGTACTTCGAACGGCCCGACTGGGACGTCTACTTCATGGACATCGCGCGCGTCGTGTCGTCGCGCAGCAACTGCGTGAAGCGCAAGGTCGCGGCCGTCATCACGCGCGACCGCCGCATCATCTCGACCGGCTACAACGGGACGCCGCGCGGCACGCGCAACTGCAACGAGGGAGGCTGCCCGCGCTGCAACGCCTTCGCGCCGGGCGGGACGCGCCTCGACGAGTGCCTGTGCTCGCACGGCGAGGAGAACGCGATCACGCAGGCCGCCTATCACGGCGTCAGCGTGCGCGGCGGCACCATCTACACGACGTGCTCGCCGTGCCTGCAGTGCACGAAGATGATCATCAACGCGGGGCTGGTCGAGGTCGTCTACAACGCCGGCTACCCGCTCGGCGAGACGTCCCTCGACCTGCTCGCGGAGGCGGGCGTCGCCGTGCGCCGGGTGGCCGACCCGGGCTGATCGCTCGCGACCTTCTCCGACATGGTTGCAATTCGCTACATGCTCGGCGTAGCGTGCGCGCAGGCCGCCGGACGCGCGCGCGCGTGCGCCCGCGCGGCGACCGGGATCCGCGGAGGTGTTTCGGGGCCTTCGCTGGATTGTTGCGAGCCCGCTGCATGCTGTAATAGAACCTCGTTTGCAGGGGCTCGAGCCGTCGCGGAACGCACTGGCGTCGGCTGACTGCGGGTCGGAATTCGCGAGGGGGACGACGAGATGGATCTCGCCAAGATCGACAGGCTCCGTCGCGCCTCCGTCACCAAGTCCTACCTCCCGGAGAAGGACGTCGGCTGGGGCGTCCCGTACGGGAGTGCGCACCCGGCGCTTCCCTCCGAGGTCGTCTCGCTCCGCGACCTCCCCGAGTACGCGGCGCTCGACGCGGCGGGACGCGAAGCACTCGCGCGCCACGAGCTCGCCTCGATGTTCTCGACGTTCGTGCGCTTCGAGGCCGTGATCAACGCCTACCTCGCCCGCTACGCGCAGAAGTGTGCCTCCGACGACCCACTGCTCCCGTACGCGCTGCACGTCGTCGAGGAGGAGGCGCGCCACAGCCGCATGTTCGCGCGCGCCGTCGACGAGCTCGGCACCGGGCCGTACCCGCGCCGCGGGCTATTCGGCCGCGCCGAGGCGCTCGGCGCGGCGCTGATCTGGACGAGCCCGTCGCTCTTCTTCCTCGGCGTGCTCGCGGTGGAGGACGTCACGGACCTCGTGATGGCCGCGGCGCTCGAGCACCCCGAGCTGCATCCGACGGTCGCCGAGGTGTCGCGCATCCACCGCGTCGAGGAGTCGCGGCACATGGAGTTCATGCGCGAGGTGATCCTCGAGCGGTACACGCGCGCCGGCGCGGTCGAGCGCGCCGCGATGCGCGTCGCCGCGCCGATGCTCGCGCTGCTCGTCTTCACGCTGCTCGTCTCGCCGCGCGTCTACGAGCGAAGCGGCGTGGCGGGCGGGACGTGGGCGTCCTGGCGCCTGTGGATGCGCGCCACGCGCTCTCCTTCGCGCGCGCGCCTGCGCGCTTCGTCGGTGGCGCGCATGCGCCGCTGGCTCGACCAACACGGTCTCGTCGAGGGCATCGCGAGCCGCATCTGGGCGTGGGCGGGCTGAGCCCGCTCGTCCCGACGCCCGCCGAACGAGGTTCCGATGTCGTCCTCCGCCCATCTCGTGCTCCCGTCCGCCCGCCTCGCGGGGCGCGATATCGCCGAGCTGCACCCGCACGCCGTGACCGACGACGAGCGCGTGCGCGAGATGCTGCACCGCCTCGAGCGCGAGCAGGTGTGGCTGCACCGGGGCATGAACCGGATGATCCTCCCCGAGCGCGCGCGCATCCGCTCGCTCGCAGGCGACCGCGTCGAGCTCGAGACCGAGAACTTCGCGCGCACCGGCCGCACGCAGATCTACTTCAGCTTCGTGCTCGACGGGCAGCCGTACTTCTTCGCGGCCGACCGCATCGGCCACGAGGATCGCGGCGGCCTCGCGATCGCGGTGCCGAAGGCGATCCACCACTTCGAGCGGCGCGACCACGACCGCGTGCGCTCGCACGGCGAGATCGCGCTCGTCGCGGCGGAGGGACACCGCTTCGCGGCGTCGGTGCTCGACGAGTCGCCCGGCGGACTCGGCGTCGCCGTGCGCGTCGGCGACGGCGCCGACCACCTCGTGTCGGTCGGCGCGCGCCTCGAGGTGCTCCGAGGCGACGAGCGCGGCGTGGGCGTCGTGCGCAGCGCGTCGTCGGCACCGACGGAAGGCGGCGGCTGGCGCCGCGTGGGCCTCACGGTGACGCCGTTCCCGCGCTCGACGCCCGTCGTGCCCGAGCGCGTCGACCCCGCGGCCGAGCGGTCGGTCGCCGCGAGCGCGTGGCGCACGGTGCGCGTCGCAGCGGGCGCCGCGCGCGGCGCGGTCGCCGAGCGCGTCGGGCTCGCGCGCGCGCCGCGCGTCGAGGTCGTCGACTTCGCGTCCGCGGACGGCGAGCGGCTGCGCGGCATCGTCGACGGCTGGGGCGACCCGCGCGGCGCGACCGCGGTCGTGATCCCGCCCGCGTGGGGGCGGACGAAGGAGACGCTGCTCCCGCTCGCGCGCACGATCGTCGCGACGTTCCGCAAGCTGCGCGAGCCGGTCGTCGTGCTCCGCTACGACGGCATCCGCAAGCGCGGCGAGTCGCACAACGATCCCGAGTGCGCGGCGCCCGGCCGCGAGCAGCTCCACTTCACGTTCTCGCAGGGCGTGCGCGATCTCGAGGCGGCGTTCGACTTCCTCGAGCGCGACGAGCGCTTCCGCCCGAAGCGCAGCGTGCTCGTGAGCTTCAGCGCCGCGTCGATCGAGTCGCGCCAGTTCCTGGCGCAGCGCGCGCGCGGGCGCGCTGCCGCCTGGATCTGCGTCGTCGGGACGGCCGACCTGCAGTCGATGATGCGCCGCATCGCCGGGGGCGTGGACTACCTGCGCGGCGCGCAGCGCGGCGTGCGCTTCGGTCTGCAGGAGGTGCTCGGCGTCGTCGTCGACATGGACCGCGCGGCGCGCGACGCCATCGACACGGAGCTCTGGTCGCTCGAGAACGCGCGCGCCGACTTCGCGCGCATCGACGTGCCGATCGTCTGGCTGCGCGGCCTCCACGACGCGTGGATGGACCGCTCCCGCATCGAGGACGTGCTGAGCGTCGGCGACGCGCGCGAGCGGCGCATCCTCGACGTGCCGACCGGGCACCAGCTGAAGTCGAGTGCGGAGGCGCTCGAGACCTTCCAGCTCGTCGCGTCCGAGATCGCGCGCACGGCGCTCGGGCGCATCGTGACGCCCGCGCTCCCCGACCTCGCCGACCTCGCCGCGCGCGGACGCGCCGAGCGGCGGCGGCTGCCGCGTCCCGCGCTCGACGCGGAGGCGTTCTGGCGCGCCTACCTGCTGGGCTCGCCCGACGAGGACGGGCGCGCCGTCGGCATCGAGCTGATGAACGAGACGTCGAGCTATCGCGAGCTGATGGAGGCGCAGACGCGCGGCCTCGACCTGCGCGCGGGCCAGCGCGTGCTCGACGTGGGCGCGGGGACCGGCGCGTTCCCGCGCGCGCTCGCGCGGAGCGCGGGCGCGCTCCCCGCGGAGATCGTCGAGGTCGACCTCGTGGCCGAGGCGCTCGAGCGCGCGCGCGAGCGCATCGAGGCGCTCGGCCTGCACGAGCGCACGCGCGTGCGCTACGTGCGCGCCGACCTGGCGACGCCCGAAGGCGCCGCGGCGCTCGCGGCCGAGGGGCCGTTCGACGCCGCGCTCGCGTCGCTCGTGATCTCCTACGTCGACGACCCCGCCGCGCTGCTGCGCGCGATCGGCGCCGCGCTGCCGCCGGGCGGCCGGCTCGTCGCGTCGAGCCTGCGCCGCGACGCCGACATCTCGCAGATCTTCCAGAGCGGCATCGCCGAGCTCGAGGCGGGCGTGCTCGCGGGCGAGACGTTCGGGCTCGGCAGCGCGGAGGTGCGCGACGCGGCGCGCTCCTTCCTGAACGCGGGCGCGCGGCTCGTCGACCTCGAGGAGCTCGGGGCGTTCCGCTTCTACGACGGCGAGGAGCTGGCGTCGCTGCTCGCCGAGGCCGGCTTCGAGGTCGAGTCGACGAGCGCGGCCTTCGGTACGCCGCCCCAGGCGTGGGTGGTCGTGGGGCGGCGTCGCTGACCGCTCCGCCTCCCGCTCCCGCGAGCCCGCTCCCTCCCGCCCCCGCGCGCCGCCGCGCGAGCTGGCTCGAGCCGCTCGCCCTCGCCGCGCTGCGCCGCCCCCGCCTCTCGATCGCCGCGTGGGCGGCGCTCGCGCTCGCGAGCGCACTCGCGGCGCTCGACCTGCGCATCGAGACCTCGACCGACAGCGTGCTCGACCGCGAAGGCCCGAGCTGGCAAGCGTACCGCGAGAGCGTCGAGCGCTTCGGCGGCGACGAGGTCGTCGTCGTCGCGGTGCGCGGCGAGACGGCGTGGGATCCGCGCGCGCTCTCCGAGGTGGCGCGCCTCTCCGAGGAGCTCGAGGCCGCTCCCGGCATCCGGCGCGTCGACAGCCTGGCGACGGTGCCGGTGATCCGCGGCCGGCCCGACGGCACGCTCGATCTCGACCCCGCGCTCCCGGACGGCGCGCCCGTCGACGCCGCGGGCGCCGCGCGCGCACGCGCGGCGGTCGAGGGCGATCGCCTCGCGCCCGGGCTGCTCGTGTCGCGGGACGCGCGCGCGTTCTCCGTCACCTGCATCGTCGAGGACATCACGTCCGAGGACGACGCGGCCGTGCTCGCCGCGATCGCCGCCGCCGCGCCGAGGCTGCCGACGTGGCGATCGGGCGGCCCGGTCTTCCGCACGCGCGTGAGCGAGTGGACGCGGGACGAGCTCGCGCGGCTCGTCCCGGCGACCGCGGCGACGATCGCGCTGCTCGTCGCGATCGTCTTCGGCGCGTCGTGGCACGTCGCTGTGCCGCTCCTGACGGGAGGGCTCGGGAGTGTCGTCGTGCTCGCCGCGATGGCGCGCGCGGGCGTCGCGATGACGCTGACGGGCGCCATCCTGCCCTCGGTGCTGCTCGCGCTCGGTTGCGCGTATGCGCTCCACGTCATGGCCGCGTTCCGGGCGTGCGACGACGACGTCGACGCGCGCGCCGAGGCGCTGCGCGGGCTCGTGCGTCCGATCGGACTCTCGGGTGCCACGACCGCGATCGGCTTCGTCGCCATGTCCTTCGTGCACATCGACGTCGTGCGCCACGTGGGCGTGTTCGGCGCGGTCGGGACGCTCGTGGTGATGCTCGCGTCGATCACGTTCGCGCCGGCGTGCCTGCGCGGGCTCCACGGACGCGCGCCCACGCGCGTGTGGAGCTGGCTCGCGAGCCGCGCACCCGAGCGCGTCTTCCGCCTCGTCGCGGCGCGTCCGCGCGCGACGATCGCGGCCTGGCTCGCGGTCGCGGCCGCGGTCGGCGTCGGCATCGCGCGCCTCGAGGTCGAGACCGACGTCGTCCTGTGGTTCCAGCGCGGATCGGCGGTGCGCGAGGACTACGAGGCGATCCGCGCGGCGCTCGCGGGCATCAGCCCGATGAACGTCGTGGTGGAGAGCCGCGCGGGGCGCGCGGTGACGGAGCCCGACGTCGTGCGCGCACTCGCGGGCCTGACGGAGTTCCTCGAGGCGCAGCCCGAGATGGGCCGCGCGATCTCGCTCGCGGACCCGCTCCGGCAGCTCCACGGAGGCTTCCTCGGCGACGCGTCGCAGCCGCTTCCCACGACGCGGCCGCAGGCCGAGCAGTACCTGCTCCTGCTCGAGTCGGTCGACTCGATCCGCGACCTCGTCGCATCCGATCGCGCCTCGGCGAACGTGCTGCTGCGCGTCGACGAGAACGGCTCGAACGCGCTCGTCTCGCTCGCGCGGCGCGCGGAGGCGTGGTGGCGCGATCACGGCCCGGCCGACTTCGCGGCGTCGACGACGGGCGTCATGCACGAGTACGCCGTGTCGGAGAACGAGATCGCGCGCGGGCAGCTCGTCGGGCTCGCGTTCGCGCTGGGCTCGATCGGCGGCCTGCTCGTGCTCGTGACCCGCAGCGCGCGGCTCGCGGCGCTCGCGCTCGTCCCGAACGTCGTGCCGATCGTGCTGCTCTTCGGCGCGATGGGGCTCGCTGGCGTGCCGCTCGACGCGGGCACGGTGCTGATCGGCTGTCTCGCGCTCGGGATCGCCGTCGACGACACGATCCATCTGCTCGAGCGCTTCCGCGCGGGGGTCGCGCGGGGCGCGCGCGAGGCGCTGCGCGCGGCGCTCGCGCAGACGCTGCCCGCGATCGCGCTCACGTCGATCGCGGTCGGCGCCGGGTTCGCGGCGCTCGCGATCTCGCCCTTCGTCCTCGTGCGCAACCTCGGCGTGCTGACGAGCGCCGTGATGGTCGCGTGCCTGCTCGCCGACCTCCTGCTCCTGCCGCCCCTGCTGCTGCTGGCGTTCGGGCGGGGCGGGGCGTCGACGGGTGCCAGGGAGGCCGCCGACGGGCCGGGGGCCGCCTCAAGCTCCTGACGGGCCGTTCCGAACGACCGGCGATGGCGCAGGACGGGGCGGCGTGGCGCGAGTACCGCCAGTGGATCGGGGCGGAGGTGCTCCCGGTCCACCTGGTCGCGAGCGGCTGGATCGCGGCGCTCGGCATCCTGGCCTTCCTCCCCGTCGACTTCGTCTTCTATCCCGCGCTGTGGAAGCCGTTCTGGCTGCTGCGCTTCGCGTGCGCCGCGGTCGTGGTCGCGCTCGGCTACGCGACGCCGCGCTCGCACGGCGAGGCGGGGCTCTTCGCGATCATCGCGGTCACCGGGGGCACGCTGCTCACCGTGATCGCGGCGACCGGCGGCGCCACGAGCCCCTACTACAGCGGTCTCATGCTGCTGCTCGCGGCGACCCCGGTCGTCGCGCCCCTCACCTGGCTGCAGACGCTGTCGGTGAGCGCGCTGCTCGTCGTGGGCTTCGCGCTGCTCCCGGTGCTGCACGCGCAGCCCGACGACCTGCGCACCTTCGGCCTCCATCTCGTCTTCCTCGCGCTCACGACCGGCGTGTCGTCGGCCGCCGCGCACGCGCTCGACGGCACGCGCTTCCAGGATTTCCTGCGGCGACGCGAAATCGAGCAGGCGCGCGACGAGCTCGCGCAGCTCGACGAGCTGAAGACGCGCTTCAGCGCGAACGTGCACCACGAGCTGCGCACGCCGCTGACGCTGATGCTCGCGCCGCTCGACGGGCTCCTCGCCGGCGACTACGGCGAGGTCGGAGACGTCGTCGGGCGCACGCTGCGGACGATGCACACGAACGGGCAGCGGCTGCTCAAGCTGATCAACAACCTGCTCGACCTCGCGAAGCTCGAGAGTCAGCAGTTCGAGATCCGGCGCGCGCCGCTCGACGTGGGCGCGCTCGCCGCGGGCATCGTCGACGGCGCGGGCGCGATGGCGGAGCGCAAGCGCATCCGGCTGCGCGGCGAGGGGCTCGCCGGGCTGCCGGAGGTGTGCGCCGACCGCGACGCGATCGAGAAGGTCGTGGTCAACCTGCTCGGCAACGCGCTCAAGTTCACCGAGGCCGGCGGGGAGGTCGTCGTCGGCGCGCGCGCGGGCGAGGAGGGCGTCGCGCTCTTCGTGCGCGACACGGGTGCGGGCCTCGCGCCGGACCAGCTCGAACGCATCTTCGATCGCTTCGCACAGGCCGACGGCACGGCATCGCGCCGGCACGAGGGCACGGGCATCGGGCTGTCGCTCGCGCAGGAGCTCGTGCAGCTGCACGGCGGGCGCATCTGGGCCGAGAGCGCGGGGCTCGGACACGGCGCGACGATGCACGTCGCGCTGCCGTGGGGCGAGGCGGACGGCGAGGAGGCCGAGGCGGTCGTCGCGACTGGCGCGGCGGGCGAGGTCGGGATCGCCGCCTCGCGCGACGCGGTCGAGGAGGAGCTCGCGGCCGACGCGCGGAAGCCCGCCGACGTGCGCTTCGTCGACATCGAGCGCTCGGTGTCGCGCTTCGAGCAGCACGCGCAGCCCGCGGCGGGTCCCGACGGCGCGGGCCACGCGCCCGACGACGAGCGCTCCGAGATCCTCGTCGTCGACGACAACGAGGACATGCGCGAGCTCGTGTCGTTCATCCTCGGTCGCGAGTTCCGCGTGCGCACGGCCCGCAATGGGCGGGAGGCGCTCGAGGCGCTCGAGCACTTCGTCCCCGACCTCGTCGTGAGCGACATCATGATGCCCGAGGTCACCGGCACGGAGCTCTGCCGCGCCGTGAAGGCCGACCCGCGGCTCGCCGGCGTGCCGGTGATGCTCGTGTCGTCGAAGGCCGAGAGCGAGATGAAGATCGAGGGGCTCGAGCTCGGCGCGGACGACTACGTGACGAAGCCCTTCCACCCGCGCGAGCTGCTCGCGCGCGCGCGTTCGCACGCCGCGCTGCGGCGCACGCGGCGCGAGCTCGAGCAGCGCAACACCGACCTCGAGCGCGCGCTGCGCGAGCTGCGGCTCGCCGAGGCGCACCTCGTGCAGGCCGAGCGGCTCGCCGCGGTCGGCGAGCTCGCGGCGGGCATCGCGCACGAGGTCAACAATCCGGTGAACTACGCACTCAACGCGGTGCGTGCGATGGCGGGGCTGGTGGACGAGCTGTGCGGCATCGCCGCCTCCGCCGCGCGGCTCGACTGGAACGACGCGGACGCGCTCGCCCGCGA from Myxococcota bacterium includes the following:
- a CDS encoding aminopeptidase, whose amino-acid sequence is MRAALLAALVCASGCYYGHLARGQARLWLERKAVDDLLADPGVDPALARRLALVASVRAFAADLGLAVGRHYTSYVAWPGDRIVTTVVATRPREVEARGFWFPIVGRVPYKGWFDRARAEREAERLRAEGLDVCVSPVAAYSTLGWLSDPLTGPMLRADDAELVEVVLHELVHATVYVAGDADLSESAATFVGQEGAIAYLARRGLAGDARPPAELAARRAERTRERRALARALLALRDEVGALYAALPPDAPADLVATRRRALEVAARERIAQDVYGGGEAGRAAAAPLRLGDACLALRGTYAAALPLHEATFHALGDDLRAFVARLVEAARAPDPRAALFGDANALARPRD
- a CDS encoding 50S ribosomal protein L11 methyltransferase, with amino-acid sequence MARDRDRFVSLRVEAGSPEAAEIAAAEAWEAGASGVEEGADGLSLTVYAPRAAAPAIARALAAVASEALALRVDAPVEIEDVEWSEAWKEGLAPIVVSERLVVRPSFRSAPLAPGQVDVAIDPGQAFGTGAHASTFLALACMDERLARAPASRVLDVGTGSGVLALCALRLGAARAVGFDLDPLAAPAARAAARANGLDARLDVFTGGVDALGARARGFDLVVANLLRGELLPIAQEVAACVAPGGALVLAGLLDRDAPPVAARFARTTPPLAIASRRERIDADGECWVGLVLERASG
- a CDS encoding GDP-mannose 4,6-dehydratase, with protein sequence MRVYVTGGRGFVGRHLERRLRALGLDVLGCDAGAAEVDVTDRDAIRRALDEAAPDAVVHLAAQSSVARSFAEPASSFRVNYLGAVNLLDAVAAQPRRPRVLLVGSADQYGGRAPGSPPLRESDALRPASPYARSKAAAELLGRAAIARGADVVAVRAFNHSGPGQAPHFVAASFAEQLAQVAAGRRAPVLRVGNLASVRDLLHVDDVVDAYAALLTPDAPPGVYNVASGRPHAIRELLDALVAAADVDVAIEVDPARVRPTDQLTGDAAKLRAATGWEPAHDLAALARALTEDFRARVAASAA
- a CDS encoding deaminase, coding for MLIGVAGRNAAGKGEVVHYLAERSFYALSLSDVIRDELRKRGLEESRERMIDLGRELRAAGGPSALADRLVARLLPERNYVIDSIRHPAEVEALRASGRPFHLLWIEADEAKRFERMRARGRAGDPATLDGLRELEGRELASADPAAQQLLAVRELADTTLHNDGDLALLHDAVQRVLERVQYFERPDWDVYFMDIARVVSSRSNCVKRKVAAVITRDRRIISTGYNGTPRGTRNCNEGGCPRCNAFAPGGTRLDECLCSHGEENAITQAAYHGVSVRGGTIYTTCSPCLQCTKMIINAGLVEVVYNAGYPLGETSLDLLAEAGVAVRRVADPG
- a CDS encoding diiron oxygenase; its protein translation is MDLAKIDRLRRASVTKSYLPEKDVGWGVPYGSAHPALPSEVVSLRDLPEYAALDAAGREALARHELASMFSTFVRFEAVINAYLARYAQKCASDDPLLPYALHVVEEEARHSRMFARAVDELGTGPYPRRGLFGRAEALGAALIWTSPSLFFLGVLAVEDVTDLVMAAALEHPELHPTVAEVSRIHRVEESRHMEFMREVILERYTRAGAVERAAMRVAAPMLALLVFTLLVSPRVYERSGVAGGTWASWRLWMRATRSPSRARLRASSVARMRRWLDQHGLVEGIASRIWAWAG
- a CDS encoding methyltransferase domain-containing protein yields the protein MSSSAHLVLPSARLAGRDIAELHPHAVTDDERVREMLHRLEREQVWLHRGMNRMILPERARIRSLAGDRVELETENFARTGRTQIYFSFVLDGQPYFFAADRIGHEDRGGLAIAVPKAIHHFERRDHDRVRSHGEIALVAAEGHRFAASVLDESPGGLGVAVRVGDGADHLVSVGARLEVLRGDERGVGVVRSASSAPTEGGGWRRVGLTVTPFPRSTPVVPERVDPAAERSVAASAWRTVRVAAGAARGAVAERVGLARAPRVEVVDFASADGERLRGIVDGWGDPRGATAVVIPPAWGRTKETLLPLARTIVATFRKLREPVVVLRYDGIRKRGESHNDPECAAPGREQLHFTFSQGVRDLEAAFDFLERDERFRPKRSVLVSFSAASIESRQFLAQRARGRAAAWICVVGTADLQSMMRRIAGGVDYLRGAQRGVRFGLQEVLGVVVDMDRAARDAIDTELWSLENARADFARIDVPIVWLRGLHDAWMDRSRIEDVLSVGDARERRILDVPTGHQLKSSAEALETFQLVASEIARTALGRIVTPALPDLADLAARGRAERRRLPRPALDAEAFWRAYLLGSPDEDGRAVGIELMNETSSYRELMEAQTRGLDLRAGQRVLDVGAGTGAFPRALARSAGALPAEIVEVDLVAEALERARERIEALGLHERTRVRYVRADLATPEGAAALAAEGPFDAALASLVISYVDDPAALLRAIGAALPPGGRLVASSLRRDADISQIFQSGIAELEAGVLAGETFGLGSAEVRDAARSFLNAGARLVDLEELGAFRFYDGEELASLLAEAGFEVESTSAAFGTPPQAWVVVGRRR
- a CDS encoding MMPL family transporter, translating into MGGRGAASLTAPPPAPASPLPPAPARRRASWLEPLALAALRRPRLSIAAWAALALASALAALDLRIETSTDSVLDREGPSWQAYRESVERFGGDEVVVVAVRGETAWDPRALSEVARLSEELEAAPGIRRVDSLATVPVIRGRPDGTLDLDPALPDGAPVDAAGAARARAAVEGDRLAPGLLVSRDARAFSVTCIVEDITSEDDAAVLAAIAAAAPRLPTWRSGGPVFRTRVSEWTRDELARLVPATAATIALLVAIVFGASWHVAVPLLTGGLGSVVVLAAMARAGVAMTLTGAILPSVLLALGCAYALHVMAAFRACDDDVDARAEALRGLVRPIGLSGATTAIGFVAMSFVHIDVVRHVGVFGAVGTLVVMLASITFAPACLRGLHGRAPTRVWSWLASRAPERVFRLVAARPRATIAAWLAVAAAVGVGIARLEVETDVVLWFQRGSAVREDYEAIRAALAGISPMNVVVESRAGRAVTEPDVVRALAGLTEFLEAQPEMGRAISLADPLRQLHGGFLGDASQPLPTTRPQAEQYLLLLESVDSIRDLVASDRASANVLLRVDENGSNALVSLARRAEAWWRDHGPADFAASTTGVMHEYAVSENEIARGQLVGLAFALGSIGGLLVLVTRSARLAALALVPNVVPIVLLFGAMGLAGVPLDAGTVLIGCLALGIAVDDTIHLLERFRAGVARGAREALRAALAQTLPAIALTSIAVGAGFAALAISPFVLVRNLGVLTSAVMVACLLADLLLLPPLLLLAFGRGGASTGAREAADGPGAASSS